The segment AGGGGCCAGAGCAGGTGGGTGCGGTTCATGGAAAATCCTTATCAGCAGCGTGTTTCAATCCGAGCCGACGGGCGCGTTGCGGGAGCGGGCGCGGCGCCGGCGAGCGTTATTGAGGCCGTGGTGCGGGGCCAGGCTTAGATGGCTTCGCGGTGGATGATGCCGCGAAAGTCTTCGGCGCGAAAGGGCAGGTCGAGGCGCGGCTCCCGCTCGAAGGTTCGGGCGTAGAGCGTCGGCTTGAGGGGAAAGCGCGTGGGGAAATAGTTGATATGAAAGATCGTGGCCGCGGCGCGAAACGCGGTGCCGCGCAGGGAGCGCAGGTGGCGTCGGAGGCTGGCGTCGACGCAGGCGTCGATGGCCGCGCTCAGGGCGTCTTCGTCCCATTCGGTGGGCTCGACCGCCTCCTCGGGCACGTCGCCCCGGTAGGGTTTGGGGTCGTTGTGGACGCGCCAGATGGAGGCTTCGTCGGTGTTTTCGCGGGCGAAGGGGTCGATGGGGCGGCCGTTGAGCCAGGTGTTGAAATGCACATGCGGGGCCGACCAGGGGAAGGCGGCAAGCATGTCGACGCCGGAGCCGCCGGCCAGAGCGATAGGCTGGGCACGTCCGACCATCTGGCCCGGGGTGACCAGCGCTCGGCCCAGGTGGTTGCTGGTGGTGATGAGCCCGCGGCCGTGGTCGATGAGCACCTTGAGCCCGCCGCGGTGGAACTCGTTGGAGACGCGCAGCACACGTCCCGGCGCCGGCGCCACCACCACGGTGCCCACGGGGATGGCGAAGTCGGTGCCGTTGTGGCTGTCGTAGGTGCGCGCTTTTCCGCGGTAGTCGGTGACCCGGGTGACGCGGACC is part of the Lujinxingia vulgaris genome and harbors:
- a CDS encoding M23 family metallopeptidase yields the protein MSDITTSPLSIPEIFGLTNPSQRLREAMLMLRGDPHTPPSRFDTTSLKILHPRLSLSTWLGLTRKDGLIPIYNLFNHTPTPVEEGWSVRVTRVTDYRGKARTYDSHNGTDFAIPVGTVVVAPAPGRVLRVSNEFHRGGLKVLIDHGRGLITTSNHLGRALVTPGQMVGRAQPIALAGGSGVDMLAAFPWSAPHVHFNTWLNGRPIDPFARENTDEASIWRVHNDPKPYRGDVPEEAVEPTEWDEDALSAAIDACVDASLRRHLRSLRGTAFRAAATIFHINYFPTRFPLKPTLYARTFEREPRLDLPFRAEDFRGIIHREAI